The following DNA comes from Adhaeribacter pallidiroseus.
GGAAGCGACCGGAATTTATTACTTGCAGCTAGCTTACTTCTTATATGAACACGGCACGCAAGTAGGGGTAGTGAACCCGGTTGTTATTAAGCGTTACATCCAAATGCACTTGGGCAAAGGAAAAAGTGACAAGAAGGATGCGCAATGGATCAAGCGCTATGGGGAACAGAACCAGGTAGCTTCCTGGCAACCGGAAGAGCCAGTGATC
Coding sequences within:
- a CDS encoding IS110 family transposase; protein product: MMEATGIYYLQLAYFLYEHGTQVGVVNPVVIKRYIQMHLGKGKSDKKDAQWIKRYGEQNQVASWQPEEPVIVNVGS